Within Verrucomicrobiia bacterium, the genomic segment CTCGGCCAGAATTTCGGAAAGCCGTTCTTCCTCCAGACGGCTTTTCGGTTTTTTGAGATAGGTTTTTGAAATTTCATCCGCCGCGGAGACCGCGCCGGAGCTGACCAAGTCCAAAACGAGTTCCGGCGTGCACTCGGAGACGGGAAGTTCCGCCGAGCGCTGTCCCCGCAAAACGTAGCGCTGCCAGAAAAGCTCCTTTTCCAAAGGGGACCGGGCGATCAATATTGCCTTCCCTTCTTTTTCCAGCCCCAGCCGCCCGGCCCGCCCGGCCATGTTTTCGTACTCCATCAAGGAAATCGGCTGGGAAACCCATTCGCCGGAAGCAGGGCCTTTTTCAAATTTCTCGGAATCGACAAAAACGGTGCCGGCGGGCAGATTAACCCCCCAGGCGAGTGTCGAAGTGGCCACAACCACCCGGATTTCTCCGGAGCGGAACGCCTCTTCCACCGCCCGGCGCAGGGGGAAGAGCAAATCGGCGTGGTGGAAGGCCACGCCCCCTTCCAAAACCCGCCAGAGCCGCTCGGCGGAGTTGGAGAAAAGTCCCGTTTTGATTTTTTCCTTGGCAGCGGAGGCGGGCGGCAACCCGAGCCGTCCGGCAAGCCGCAAGGCCAGCTCTTCGCATTCCTTTTTGCTTTTGCGGAAGACCAAAATCTGCTCCCCTTCCGCCGTTTTTTTCTCGATGGATTTCAGCCAGAGCTCCTCTTCGGAAAGCTCCAAAACCTCCGGCCACCCCTCCTCCTGTTCCTCGCTGCCGGAATAGAACTTCAGCCGCCCCTCGGCCAAAACGCCCCGCTTGAGCGGCACGGGGCGGTGCACATCCTCGACGTATTGGCAGGAAAGCCAGCGGGCCAGTTCGGAGAAGTTGGCGACTCCGGCGGACAAGACGACAAGCTGCGGCCTTTTCGGATAGGCCAAAAATTTGAAAAATATCCTTTCCAGCACTTTTCCCCGTTCAGGGTCGAGTAAAAGCTGCCCTTCGTCCACGACGAGCAGACCCAAAGTCGAGAGAATATCCAGTTTGCGCACCAAAAGTTGATTCAGTTTTTCGTAAATGACCACCGCCAAATCGAAATCCCCGCCTGCAAGAAGCGCATCGGACTGCGGATGGTCGCGGGTGGACAAAAGAACGCGCACGCCCAAATCGGCGTACCGTTTTTTGAAGGTAGCGACTTTTTCTTCCGCCAGCGCTTTCAAGGGCACGGCAAAAATCGTCTTTTTCCGTTCTTCGACGGCCTTCAAAAAAGCCAGCTCAGCCAAAAAGGTCTTTCCGGCGGAAGGGGGGGCCGAAATCCAAAGCGACTTCCCGCCAAAAAGCCCCTCCTCCAGTACCACGCGGGATTGCAGGGGCAAAAGATTCTCCCCCTGCGCCAACTTGACCCGCTCCAAGAATTGGGGCAATAGCCCATAACGCGACAGATCGGAGAGTTTCATACTGAAGGGAATATAAAAAAATTCCCCAACCCTGTCATCCGAACAGAAAGAGACCAGGACGGATAAATCTCCGGAATTATTCGAAAAGCCCCTTACGGGCCAGCCCTCTTTCCCTTCGAGGATAAAGGCAAGGATGCCAGACCAGCGGCCACTTTCCTCTTCCAAAACACCCCGAATGTATTAGATTGTTGGTTGTGAGACGCGCCGTCGTTGTGATACTGGGGGTATTTATTTTGACCCTCGCTTGCGGCAAAAAGGAACAGAAGGCCGAAAAAGTGTATCCCAAAAACTACCGGGAGATTTTGGCGGCCTCCGACGTGATAGAAATTCACGGCGAGACGGCGGATACGACGAAATTGAAGGACGACCGCACTGTGCTGGACAATCTGGACTACATTTTGGCCAACAACACAAGAGTGGCGGTCAACTTCGGCGCCTACTGGTGCAAGGACTGCTACAAGTTCGACCCGTATTTTCGGGAAACCGCCGCCCGGCCGGAATACGGCGACGTGGTTTTTGCCTACGCCGAGGTGGATGGAACCCGGGGGAACGAAAATTTCCGCGACCGTTTCGCCCTTCCCGGCGTGCCCGTTGTGATGCTTTTTGAAAACGGGC encodes:
- a CDS encoding thioredoxin family protein, which gives rise to MRRAVVVILGVFILTLACGKKEQKAEKVYPKNYREILAASDVIEIHGETADTTKLKDDRTVLDNLDYILANNTRVAVNFGAYWCKDCYKFDPYFRETAARPEYGDVVFAYAEVDGTRGNENFRDRFALPGVPVVMLFENGQVVEKNGQRGILFGQNGDKTREDLENLLKTFFGS
- a CDS encoding DEAD/DEAH box helicase, with translation MKLSDLSRYGLLPQFLERVKLAQGENLLPLQSRVVLEEGLFGGKSLWISAPPSAGKTFLAELAFLKAVEERKKTIFAVPLKALAEEKVATFKKRYADLGVRVLLSTRDHPQSDALLAGGDFDLAVVIYEKLNQLLVRKLDILSTLGLLVVDEGQLLLDPERGKVLERIFFKFLAYPKRPQLVVLSAGVANFSELARWLSCQYVEDVHRPVPLKRGVLAEGRLKFYSGSEEQEEGWPEVLELSEEELWLKSIEKKTAEGEQILVFRKSKKECEELALRLAGRLGLPPASAAKEKIKTGLFSNSAERLWRVLEGGVAFHHADLLFPLRRAVEEAFRSGEIRVVVATSTLAWGVNLPAGTVFVDSEKFEKGPASGEWVSQPISLMEYENMAGRAGRLGLEKEGKAILIARSPLEKELFWQRYVLRGQRSAELPVSECTPELVLDLVSSGAVSAADEISKTYLKKPKSRLEEERLSEILAELETVGFLKNQRGKLFSTPLGKLAASSGFSVESYCLLYDFLSTASGLSADRLFDLIYSLDELSDVAGRFAALKGNYRMPSTGRAPVSTELGNWEEAASGSISAGLAFPARTLFFLSLFEDWKSKIPLREIEAKYRSGAGDLLLWAEGSSWVLETTRDLARFLALPADWEARLDGMAFEARFGLPARLRDLALAFSEFLFRDQFHHFLDFGFAAAEDVAALGPEKLAELFGAETGAAVFQKARLLGVKPRQKLVFLRPPEEKRSYSVYLDGAEEKNRFLAVVHDVKIFLPAKLFYYLFCLARGRFTAPEGWVSIYEIERREGQGRFIHRLK